Proteins from a genomic interval of Bos mutus isolate GX-2022 chromosome 15, NWIPB_WYAK_1.1, whole genome shotgun sequence:
- the LOC102283854 gene encoding RNA polymerase II subunit A C-terminal domain phosphatase SSU72 like protein 3, which produces MPSYPLSVAVVCMSNMNRSMEAHRILRRKGFRVRSFGAGSRVRLPGRARNLPVVYNFSTTYEEMRKDLVRKDRQRYNSNGILHILGRNERIKPRPERFQECRDHFDVIFTCAESVYNKVVEELWVREQETFQPVHVINVDMADNLEDATLGSFIICELCERLQQADNLEDSLVQVLLAAERKTGKSFLHTVCFY; this is translated from the coding sequence ATGCCCTCGTATCCGCTCAGTGTGGCTGTGGTCTGCATGAGCAACATGAACAGGAGCATGGAGGCCCACCGCATCCTCAGGAGGAAAGGATTCCGAGTCAGGTCCTTCGGAGCTGGGTCTCGAGTCAGGCTCCCAGGAAGGGCACGCAACCTCCCCGTGGTTTACAATTTCTCCACCACCTATGAGGAGATGCGCAAGGACCTTGTGCGCAAAGACCGACAACGCTATAATAGCAACGGCATCTTACACATCTTGGGAAGAAACGAGAGAATCAAGCCTCGCCCGGAAAGATTTCAAGAGTGCCGAGATCACTTTGACGTCATCTTCACCTGTGCGGAGAGCGTCTACAACAAGGTGGTGGAGGAGCTGTGGGTCCGAGAGCAGGAGACCTTCCAGCCTGTGCACGTGATCAACGTGGACATGGCCGACAACTTGGAGGACGCCACGCTTGGGTCTTTCATCATCTGTGAGCTCTGTGAACGCCTCCAGCAGGCAGACAACCTGGAGGACTCTCTGGTCCAGGTGCTCCTGGCAGCCGAGCGCAAAACTGGCAAGAGCTTTCTGCACACGGTCTGCTTCTACTGA